DNA from Eucalyptus grandis isolate ANBG69807.140 chromosome 5, ASM1654582v1, whole genome shotgun sequence:
CAATTTCACATAGGCAAATTTGTCATCACTCATGAAGTGCAACTCCAGGGCTAACAAATTTCGCAATAAAACTCCTAAGATCTTAGATTCcgataattttatttaaagaaaattatgaatagTTCATGAAACGAAGAAAAAATTATGCTAATGTTTAAAACAACATCAAAATCCAATTTGAGAGGGGACAATACGAGCCGCTAGGAGTTACCGCACTTTAGTGGTCGGGAGGGTCTTTTTCTACTTGTTTAAACACTTCCAGAGCAAGAGTAGGTATAGCCATGTGTGAACCTGGTACTTCACTTTATTTGTTAGTCttaataatttatgtcttttgcttttaaaatttttaaaattttatttgattataAGAGTTTCCAAATGAGAACGTGTTTCAAAAGCTAATATAGCAATTTGTTGGCATCGTCCACTTTTTgaaagaaattctcaaaatatGTTGCCCACTACAAAAGTTTCTGAAGAAAGATCCCCCTTCACAGGGAACAGTTAACAGTAAATGTACGTACGTATGCGTGTGGGCAAGTGTgcatataaatttatcattatcaTAAAGTTAGTTTCCAAATGAGATGTCTACTCTTCAGAATTCCTGAttactttattaatatgtaTCTATCATCAATTTTTAGTAAAATGATCTACTATCCTCCTAATAGCAAAGAAGGATAAAATACTAAATCTTTACTGTTGTAGAGAGATCAAATTATGTTGGGTCTTTTTAATTAGTATTTGAATTCAGTGGTCACTTAAGTTGCTCATTCAAATCGTAGCTcaagttcaaaatcaattatctttcatttcaaacatATAAGTTTTTAAGTGACTGTGCATTgtttgccaaaaaaattatttgcagaAAAACATTAGGCGCATCATGTAGCGGATGATTGAGCTccaatttattcaaaatgaaaataacaacaTCCAAAGAGtaaaatatattgaaagttCATTATACACCTAATTGcctatttttcaagaaaaattgtaaTGCTCGATTGAATTTATTATACACAATTAAAGACATATACACGGATAATTTGGAGTTTATGAATAGCATATTACATTAATAGTTGTGTTACAATGATCAACTTTGGCTTATCCAAGTTAAACTTAAACACAGACTGAGCTCATATTAGTAACACTTAAAAAGTTGCAGCAGCCTACAACACATTTTCGGAAGCTTCTTCACGTCAATTTTGAGATTCTGCAGTTTCATAATATTTTTACATACAATTATGGCACTCAATGGCAGTATGCAGTTAAATAGACTATAAATTATCTCAACTAGTTTTAACAAATATCTAGTCTAAGAATTAGCgggatcattaaaaaaaaaataatgcttgCTTATGACAAAAAATGTCAAGTTAAAGAAGTACATAGTAGATAGATAAACTGATTTATATTTTGTGGGGCAAATGTTTTTATCATAGTTAAGATTAAATAACAATGTTATGAAGCCATAAATGTGTAATGAAGAAATCCTGCATCGGGTGAATTAGTAGATAAATATGTGTATTTTATAGACTATTTGAATTTACTTAAAGAAAAGGCCAACCCTATTTGTCAATACATTGAGAACAAAAATTATGCCACATAAATGTGAAttgacatgtttaattatttgcatgCGGGGaggttttagtttttttctaaataaaaataaaattatgttaGATGCAAGATTTAAGAAAAAGCAACAATGAGATAAAGACTTtactttaatttattattattatatatataccaTGAGATCATGTCAcatcattatatttttatgCTTATTTGTGTTGTtatataaacattttcaagGCAATTATAAAGTTCTCAATTGATCGAAAATGACTGAAAATAAGGTGAATTTATAATGTCAATTAGAGTATTTCACGAGTCATGTGAGATGAGATATGAGAGGGCAAAGCCCACTATTGATTTCTCTGATCGAGCGGTCATTATTCGCTGAAGAACGCAAAAACACGAGGTCATTCGGTCAAAGGGTCAACGAGCGCCACTTTTTGGGTGGGCTCGCCATATGACGTCACAACCAGTGACGTCACATTCGGTGGGCCCGCCATAGACTCATGGGTCACGTGAACCTTCTCGGACTCTATGATTTTTGGTTTCTTCGTCAACGAGTCAACAAATGCCACGTCCAGTCAATTTCCCACTGACTTTTGCTTTGTATGATGTTACGTGTCCCCTCAAACTTTTTCCGCCAGATGACGACTGTTTTACCCACTCGTGTCCCCTCTCGGGAcgacacaaaaaagaaagaaatctcaAAAGCCAAGGTGAATCAAACGACAAAAGTTGATGAATCActtctgaaaaataattgaaaatttgaatcaTTCCACACTTGTCAGGCAAAATTAGCATTACCTCAATTGTGTAGACGAAATGCATATCCTTGAAATCACTTTAGAGACATGAAACAACTAATGCAAACACACTTGCTTATTTATTTTAATCCTTGAAGGTTGGCGCAGTTGGTTAGGAGGTGGAGGTCGGAAAATTTCTAACTGAAGAATCAAAGGTGATTTGTTTAAATCTCATTAATTGCGTGTAAGCTACTCTTTGTAAAGGCAATCCGCACAGTCATGTGTCCTTAGATCATAgcgatttctttttttcttttagagtaCTTTAAGTTCGTAATTTTTAGGTTGGAAATAAATTACATTTCTCATATAAGTGTGGTGATTTAGGTTGCAGACTTTAAGGTACACATACATAGAAGTATCCTTCTCTTAAAATTTGGTGGGCTCGAGACCAATGACGTCAAAGGGATCAATGAGCACCCCCTTTGTGGTGAGCCCATTGAACGCTTGGTCTCTATGAACATCAGGGGGTCTTGGTCAATGAGTCAAGTAGTGATACTTCGGTCAATGACTTTTCGTGTTTAAGTCTTTTTTTTAAGGACATTTTAACACAAGTCAAGAAGTGGGAATGGGAAATATTGATGATTGCCTCATTACATGGGCTGCCCATGTGTCTTTTTGGCTTATTTTAGGTGTGAAAAGAAGAATTTCTAGGCTGGAAATATACTCCATTTCTCACGTAAGTGTGTGGCAATATAGGTTGCAAACTTTAAGGTACACTTGTATAGAAGTATCATCCTCTTAAAATTTGGTGAGCTCGAGACCATTGACAAGGGTCAATGGGTCTTGGTCAATGAGTCAACTAGTGACACTGCCGGTCAATGACTTTTCGTgtttaagtctttttttttaggACTTCTTACACGCGTCACAAAGTGGGTGAGGGAAGTATCGATGATTGCCTCATTAGACCGGCCTCCCACGTGTCTTTGGCTTCCCTCGGgtgtgaaaagaagaaatttttcatgttattgGGTTGGTCACTAAAAAAGAGGCCACTAGAGGATGCGCAGGAAACTTATCTTTCAGCTTTATAAGGACAAAGGTTGGGGACCCTTCGGAGCACAGAAAACTTATCTTTAAGCTTTATTAGAACAAAAGTCGGGGGCCCTTCTAAAAAGTTCGGAAAACTAAACTCTTATTGTCCGGATGGACTCCATATAAACCCCATCATGGCTGGGGTTGACGAGCAAAGTCTCCGAtcagtttgagagagagagagagaggagcaaatTAGGAAGCAACAAAAAGCTTAGAGCAAGCTAAAATATCACGCTTTCTGATTTGGAGATGGCAATGTGCTGCTTTGCCACGGCCAAAGGTACTACACTTCATCTCTTGTCTTTTCgctctattttcattttttttttgttaacctAAGTCCGTGTTGTTATTCTTAATGATTCGGGTCttttgctttgaaaattttaccaattttatCTGGCTATAATGCTAGGATAGAAAATTGGCTCGAATATGGCCTTTCTAAATTCAACACTCATGAAATATTAAGCTATCTAACCATTCATGAATTTAGACATATGCACATATGGATCTTTTGATCAATAATGCGCTTGAAAAATGAACATATCTAATCAGATTGAACATCCTAATCATAGTTTAGGAgggaaaaatacaaataaagtcataaacttatgatattggtatcaattcaattataaacatttcaattagacaaatttaatcttaaacatttttatattggtacgaatttagtcattttggtcaattttagttGACTAGCGTTGACATGGATGCCGACCGATCGACGAAAGTTGACATGAcgatttttaatctttttttgaattttttcctctttttttcccccttttccccccttttcctcttcttcctcttagcTTCATATTCTGCAATGGCCGATGAGACTTGGCTAGCTCGCCGGACATTAGGCGAGGGTCGTGACCCTTGCCTTGCCTTGCCTTGCCTAGGGCTGTGGGTGAGGCGGCTttgcccaaatctgggcaagcctcgccgtggcctaGCCACGTGTGAAGGCGGCCTTGCCTCTAGCTGGCAAGGCCGTGGCGCCCTTCATCGGGCCTTGGTGAATGTTGCCGTAGCCTCGCCAGCCGTAAGTGAGGCCACCTTCGCTCATGGCTAGGCCATGGCAAGGCTAGCCTCATCCAGATCTAGGCAAAGTCACCTCCCCCGCTACCTTGGACAAGGCTAAgtgagggccgcgaagccctcgctGAAGATGGGCTAGGGTCGACTCTAGCACAGCAGCTAGTGAGTCGTCGGAGGCTCACTAGCCACTGTAGGGGAAGAagccaagaggaagaagaggaaaggaaaaaaaggaaaaaggaaaaaaattaataaaaaatccaaaaaaatgaaaaattatttaaaaattgccatgtcggTGTGACGCCggttggccaaaattggctgggaTGACTGAATTTATATCAATAtgcaaaattttaggattaaattaattcaattaaaatatttataactgaattggtaccaatgtcatggatttaggaattttttttttttgtactttttcctACTCTAAGATGGAATTGTCAATAGGATTATTAACCACTTAACTTCAGAGCTATATGTGGCTTTTCCTCGAGTTATTTCCATACACACGGTACGGTTATCTCGTCATTTTTAActttcttctattttatttttatttttatttttatttttattttttatatataacatGAGGATCTAAATCTTTGGTTTAATTAGTATATATTTATGCTCAAAAATGATAAACGGCTCTGTGcacatatattaaaaaatacttTGTTCACAAGTGATAGGTGTGGTGTGGCCCAAAAATTACTCTGCCACAGAATTTGCCGCATCGTATCTTATTGGGCTGCAATATTTATCCTTcaaattttgtctaaaaaatgTGAAGTCGAAAGGTCAATTGCTGTCCATTTGGAAGGAACCATTTAATAACCTTCTATCTCCGAAAAATATCAATTGTGTTCGAAcggttgctttttttttttttttttttttttttgggcagaaTCTGCCAGGTACATGAGGGCTCTTCCACCAGCTCATTATTTATTGAAGATTGAATCATTTGACGTTTTATCAATGTTGGACAAGTATGATTCCGGTGTATTTGAAGCTGGGGGCTACAAATGGTGagctttttatttccttttttttcccttccaaacATATTTTCATCTAACTAgatcttcattttttggaaccacAACTTTAATACTTAATCAATCAATAGCTAATTAGacgtttcatttttcttttcaggaGGCTATCTCTTTACCCTAAAGGCAACAGTGGCGATAATGGATTGGGATATGTTTCCCTCTATTTGTCAATCGAGGAGCTTCCTCCCAATCAGACAGTTCACGTCAACTACAAGCTTTTTGTGCACAACAAGTTACAAAACAAGTACTTAACTATTCAAGGTTGATAATCACATTATTCATAATCAATGTTTATAAAGTCACAGATCCAATTACATCGTCATTGCTTATAATTAACAACAGAACCAATCTGAGGAAATCTTTGTAGATACCGATGAGGAGATAAGCAGGTTCCACCGCTCGAAGACCCAACACGGGTTTCCTCGGTTTCTTTCCCTGAAAGAATTCGAAAACCGTTCAAATGGATACCTTGGTGAAAAGCACTCTTGTACATTTGGGGCTGAAGTTTTTGTCATCCAACCTGCCATGATGAGGGAGGAGTCTTTTACCTTGATCAGATACCCGACTCAAAACACATTCACATTTCAGATCGAAAACTGGTCCAAATTGGGCACGGATCCCCTTTCCAAAGAGTTTACCTTCGAAGGAAGGCAATGGTACATtcccagaatttttttttttttttttgcgaaaatgAATTTAGCTTCTTGCCTTTCACctttctaaatttatttgttCTTGTTGCTTATGTTCGTAAATAGGATTAGCTAAAACTTACATTTGTTTACCTTTAATTGTCGTGTGTAGGAAGTTATTGGTGTATCCCAAAGGCAATGCGGCCGGCAAGGGCAAGTCGCTGTCCGTTTACTTAGAAGTGCAACACCTTCACGAGAAGATGAAAGTTTATGCAGAGTTCAATTTGCGTGTGTTGGACCAACTCAAAAATAACAACAAGGAGAAGCGATGTATGTTTTTCTGgatttaattttacttttttggtttttacctAATTTAAATCTCACGAGATGCATACTTTTGAGTCTTTATTTACACAAAACACCCAAAACTATTATAACATGCAGATGCTAGCATGCGAATATGAATataacattttcataatttttcgaaatttgaatgtcataaattttataagaaagaaagaataatttaattttttatttatatttttacttgATCCAAAAACAAATGGGCTGATGCAAATACATTTTAGTATTACTATTTAAAATCACTACAAAACTTTCAAGATCattttataaaatgaatatcactttgattttATGAGTAAATTTTAATGGTTTTCTGGAAAGGGCTCAAACCCCATCTTTATAACTCTCAACTTTTGAATAAGATAGCAACGATTCTCGTATGCATGTATATGTCTTCTATTGAAAGAACATGATGCTCTTTCTCCTCTTGAGTCCGTACTAAGTAGGAGTGCATTGCAGTTAAGCGCTGGCTAAGTGCCTCACATCCCCAAGGGGGCGATGCAGACTTTATGCCCTTGAAGGATCTCGAGAAATCAGCAAAAGGGTTCGTTCAGAATGATGCTCTGGTGGTTGACGTCCAGATCAGCGTCGTATCAAAGCTGTAGGAGTTTGATGACTTACTTCCGTATTTGGTGTGTAAGAATAAATTCCTTGAGGATAGTGTGTACTTCCATGTGAATTTTGTGTACCTAGTTTGGCTTCTTATATGATTACTAGATGGAATCTCAAaacttttgaatgaaaatgcaatcaagttcttgTGCTCAAATCTTACTTGAATTTCTTAACTTAACTATACAGTTATCATCGGCCATCCTACATATCACGGTGGATTGGATATTGTGTGTATTAATaatttggaatggaaaattgcttgaaattttttatctaaTGAGCTTAACTTATGCTTAAGGTCTTTAGACTAAATAAATGTGCTTCAAATGTATATTGAAAAGTTAGAGGATTTCCAACTTAGGATCTGGAAGTTATAAGTTCGAGTTCTACCGACTGCACAAGGGTCAGGGCTATTGACATAAGCCACAAACTCTAGACTTAATCTATTTATGGGACCCACAAGGTATTTCATAGGTCCCCCGGTAGTCACAAGGGTGTCAAAAATTCCCGAGTTGACTTGGTCTGGATCAAACCGAATTGAACAAAATATTTCAGGTATTTTTAGGTCTGTTGTCTTTTATGTTTGGATAATATGCATAAAGGCAGAGTGTCCACCCCAGTCGACCACTCGCCATCCAAGACCTACAATTGCAGCATCATAGAATTTCATGGAACATAGATATGGAGAAGGAATACACTATAGAGAGAGATGGAAACATGCACAAACATCACAGACATTGACTCGGCACATTTTCGTGCTGGTGACCACCAATGACCGCTGCTGTGAAAATTCATGGCGcataaaattaaagaaacagaGGCAACATAGGTTCAATAATGTGCTTGATAGCTACGCAATTATATCATAAATCATATTTAATGGCTAACAAAACAATTAACATGTTAACAGGAAAAAAGACACCAAAAACgttataatttttcttatattgcTTACTTTAATGTTAGAACTTTTCGCCGAATCACTTCAAtactacattaaaaaaatttcatttaagTGCTTTGAGTTATAAATTTCGATAAAAAGTCCTACGTggctttttaaataaaataaaagttgtaCGTAGATAATGAGGTGGCTCTTTATGACAAAGCAACTCCACATCTTCAAAACTTAATCTCTCTCTGTGATAATCTTTTGACTTGGTCTCTCTGTTCATCACAAGGAAACCTTCACTGATTATCATGCAAAACACAAGCTTTCCAGAACAAATTTTGAGTATATAAGTCGAAGATGAAATGGCTTGCTACGAAGCAATAATAGTGCTTTCGTCAAACGGCCACTTATTCCAGGTGTAGAGTGCCCTCAAAGCCATTCGAAAGGGCGCCGCGGCTTCGATGTCGCCGTCCTTGGCATCGGAAGAAATTCACCGCTAAGCTCCAGGATTCCAATTTTACATTAAATTGAGTAATATTCACCTTCATCTTGGCATTGTTGATCCCAACTTGAGCCGAATGTCCTGCTCGTGATCTCAATTGCAAGATTCAGCTCTTCATTTTGCCTGAAAATGCTTCTGTCTAAATTAGGATTTGAAGGAGGAGAGAAAATTGATCCGATTTGTCCCTAATTCT
Protein-coding regions in this window:
- the LOC104442989 gene encoding probable inactive serine/threonine-protein kinase fnkC gives rise to the protein MAMCCFATAKESARYMRALPPAHYLLKIESFDVLSMLDKYDSGVFEAGGYKWRLSLYPKGNSGDNGLGYVSLYLSIEELPPNQTVHVNYKLFVHNKLQNKYLTIQDTDEEISRFHRSKTQHGFPRFLSLKEFENRSNGYLGEKHSCTFGAEVFVIQPAMMREESFTLIRYPTQNTFTFQIENWSKLGTDPLSKEFTFEGRQWKLLVYPKGNAAGKGKSLSVYLEVQHLHEKMKVYAEFNLRVLDQLKNNNKEKRFKRWLSASHPQGGDADFMPLKDLEKSAKGFVQNDALVVDVQISVVSKL